A window from Listeria seeligeri serovar 1/2b str. SLCC3954 encodes these proteins:
- a CDS encoding NUDIX domain-containing protein, whose product MTEEFVKKEDALKNYSAKEFRTPDGYTSDMVLTTVKELSGVPTLHILLIKRATKNAEGRPNIEGGKWAVPGGFVEESESADQAAERELQEETGLTNIPLTAFGVFDKPGRDPRGWIISRSFYAIVPTEALEKRVAGDDAADIGLFPMTEALELPLAFDHLEILKKAFNAITEEFLLTTAIRDFLPETFSAELLYQTLNGCTKPGVLPDEVEFMENIDYLPYLEKTGELYRFNADAEAGSIYF is encoded by the coding sequence ATGACAGAAGAATTTGTGAAAAAAGAAGATGCGCTAAAAAACTATAGTGCTAAAGAATTTCGGACACCAGATGGTTATACGAGCGACATGGTTTTAACAACTGTCAAAGAATTAAGTGGCGTTCCAACATTACATATTTTATTAATTAAACGTGCGACTAAAAACGCGGAAGGCAGACCCAATATTGAAGGCGGAAAATGGGCTGTTCCTGGAGGGTTTGTGGAAGAAAGCGAGTCGGCTGATCAAGCAGCTGAACGGGAACTACAGGAAGAAACTGGCTTGACGAATATCCCACTGACGGCTTTTGGTGTGTTTGATAAGCCTGGCAGAGATCCGCGGGGCTGGATTATTTCACGCAGCTTTTACGCAATCGTCCCAACAGAAGCGTTGGAAAAACGCGTAGCTGGTGATGATGCGGCGGATATTGGTCTTTTCCCGATGACCGAAGCGCTAGAACTCCCCCTTGCTTTTGATCATTTGGAGATATTGAAGAAAGCTTTTAATGCGATTACAGAAGAATTTTTATTAACGACCGCGATTCGTGATTTTTTACCAGAAACTTTTTCCGCAGAATTGCTTTATCAAACGTTAAATGGATGCACAAAACCAGGTGTATTACCTGATGAAGTCGAATTTATGGAAAATATCGACTATCTGCCGTATTTGGAAAAAACTGGCGAACTTTACAGGTTTAATGCAGATGCAGAAGCGGGGAGTATATATTTTTAA
- a CDS encoding LysR family transcriptional regulator produces MNLRQLYYFKKLAEKEHYTIAAAELSITQPSLSHSIAELERELGVYLFEKQGRNIRLTKYGRFYLTYVEKSLAELEKGEKLLHELTSPSHGNIDLGFIYTMGAHTVPELVQNFTKAENHKNTTFSFYQGATKSIIPDLKNEKFDLAICSYVENEPDIEFLPLTKQELVIVVAENHPLAQFDSIDLKDTAEYSYIFFSDTSGLRPLIDSLFKEINIQPKIGCYVEEDTAMVGLVSVDYGISIMPKISSLAHYNVKVLSINEPKHDRFIYLASLKNHYISPASKAFKDFALRYGEKYFL; encoded by the coding sequence ATGAATTTGCGCCAACTGTATTACTTTAAAAAACTAGCCGAAAAAGAGCATTATACGATTGCTGCAGCCGAACTTTCCATTACCCAACCTAGCTTAAGCCACTCTATCGCTGAACTGGAACGCGAACTTGGCGTTTACTTATTTGAAAAACAAGGCCGTAATATCCGTTTAACAAAATACGGACGTTTCTATTTAACTTACGTAGAAAAATCGCTTGCTGAACTGGAAAAAGGCGAAAAACTGCTTCATGAACTAACTAGCCCCTCTCACGGAAATATTGATTTAGGCTTTATTTACACAATGGGCGCCCATACAGTTCCAGAGCTCGTCCAAAATTTCACGAAAGCAGAAAATCACAAAAACACCACCTTTTCCTTTTATCAAGGAGCAACTAAATCCATCATTCCTGACTTAAAAAACGAGAAATTCGACCTAGCAATCTGCTCCTATGTGGAAAATGAACCAGATATTGAGTTTTTGCCATTAACTAAACAAGAATTAGTAATTGTGGTCGCTGAAAATCATCCACTAGCCCAGTTTGACTCGATTGATTTAAAAGATACTGCTGAATATTCATATATTTTCTTTTCTGATACAAGTGGACTCAGACCGTTAATTGATTCGCTTTTTAAAGAAATAAATATTCAACCTAAAATCGGCTGTTATGTGGAAGAAGATACGGCGATGGTTGGTCTGGTGAGTGTAGATTACGGCATTTCGATTATGCCCAAAATATCTTCCTTAGCACATTATAACGTCAAAGTTTTATCAATTAACGAACCAAAACATGATCGTTTCATCTACCTTGCAAGTCTGAAAAACCATTATATATCACCAGCTTCCAAAGCATTCAAAGACTTTGCCTTACGATACGGCGAGAAATATTTCTTATAG
- a CDS encoding NAD(P)/FAD-dependent oxidoreductase: MTDYPSIFEPLTVKRMTIKNRVIMPPMGTNLAGLNGEFLEEHMAYYEQRAKGGTGLITIENACVDFPYGTNGTTQLRIDNDQYIPGFYKLTERLHKHGTCVSIQINHAGASAYPARLNGLQPVSASDIPSKTGGTIPRPLTVEEIYEIVDKYGAAARRAQQAGFDAVEIHGGHSYLLCQFLSPLYNKRTDEFGGSAENRARIVKLILEKVRAEVGPFFPIVLRFSADEFVDGGNHLEDILELLDYCQEEADILNVSAAINDNLYLQIDQMNLEDGWRSYLAKAVKDKFNKPTITSGNIRSPKAAEKILSEGYADLLAMGRGLIAEPNWVNKVAAGQEEMLRKCISCNIGCADHRIAKSKPIRCTVNPDIIHEDKYKETKVTRPTNIVVIGGGTAGLEAACTAAEVGCNTTLIEANEQTGGLARAIANLPDKKRIADFPNYLANRAAKLTNLKVITGTKADTALIDTFNPDVVVNATGSKPLLPPIKGLLDVIDKEGSNVHSIFGLISNIDAFTDFSNKKVAVIGGGAVGLDVVEYFSERGSDVTIVEMMPLLGKDLDMITRLSMMDIIEKNHVDVQTETALTEVAADHFKVKHDGVDAEIPFDYGFVCLGMRPERPLMEELAAYGHEKQIEIVNIGDSAATRKILEGVREGRNILTTLEKIGSL; encoded by the coding sequence ATGACAGATTATCCGAGTATTTTTGAACCACTAACAGTAAAACGCATGACGATTAAAAACCGCGTGATTATGCCACCAATGGGTACAAACCTAGCTGGATTAAATGGTGAATTTTTAGAAGAACATATGGCTTATTATGAGCAAAGAGCAAAAGGCGGAACAGGACTTATTACAATTGAAAATGCTTGTGTCGATTTTCCATATGGCACAAACGGGACGACACAACTTCGAATTGATAACGACCAATACATCCCGGGTTTCTACAAATTAACCGAACGTCTTCATAAACATGGAACTTGTGTATCCATTCAAATCAACCATGCTGGAGCTTCGGCATATCCAGCACGTTTAAATGGATTGCAACCAGTTTCAGCATCCGATATCCCGTCGAAAACAGGTGGTACGATTCCTCGTCCGCTAACGGTAGAAGAAATTTATGAAATCGTGGATAAATACGGCGCTGCAGCTAGACGAGCACAACAGGCTGGTTTTGATGCAGTTGAAATCCATGGCGGACATTCTTACTTACTATGCCAATTTTTATCACCACTTTATAATAAACGGACAGATGAATTTGGCGGCTCAGCAGAAAACCGTGCTCGAATTGTCAAATTGATTTTAGAAAAAGTGCGCGCCGAAGTTGGTCCATTTTTCCCAATCGTGCTTCGTTTTAGTGCTGATGAGTTTGTTGATGGCGGAAATCATTTAGAAGACATACTAGAATTACTAGATTATTGCCAAGAAGAAGCAGATATTTTGAATGTTTCTGCAGCAATTAATGACAATTTATATTTACAAATCGACCAAATGAATTTAGAAGATGGCTGGAGAAGTTACTTAGCCAAAGCGGTCAAAGATAAATTCAATAAACCAACGATTACTTCAGGAAACATTCGCAGTCCAAAAGCAGCGGAAAAAATCTTGTCAGAAGGTTATGCAGATTTACTTGCAATGGGTCGTGGCTTAATTGCGGAACCTAATTGGGTAAATAAAGTTGCAGCTGGTCAAGAAGAAATGCTCCGAAAATGTATTTCTTGTAATATCGGTTGTGCGGATCACCGCATCGCAAAATCAAAACCAATTCGTTGTACCGTGAATCCGGATATTATCCACGAAGATAAATACAAAGAAACAAAAGTTACTCGTCCGACCAATATAGTTGTTATTGGCGGCGGAACAGCAGGGCTTGAAGCAGCTTGTACCGCGGCCGAAGTTGGTTGCAATACAACACTAATTGAAGCAAACGAACAAACTGGTGGCTTAGCACGTGCAATTGCGAATCTCCCAGATAAAAAGAGAATTGCCGACTTCCCTAATTATTTAGCGAATCGAGCAGCAAAACTAACCAATTTAAAAGTTATTACGGGCACTAAAGCTGATACTGCGCTTATTGATACATTTAATCCTGATGTGGTTGTTAACGCCACAGGATCCAAACCATTACTTCCACCAATTAAAGGTTTGTTAGACGTGATTGACAAAGAAGGCAGTAACGTTCATTCTATTTTTGGATTAATTTCTAATATAGATGCATTTACTGATTTTAGTAACAAGAAAGTCGCAGTTATCGGCGGTGGTGCAGTTGGTCTTGATGTAGTCGAGTACTTCTCAGAACGCGGCTCGGATGTTACAATTGTAGAAATGATGCCACTACTTGGGAAAGATTTAGATATGATAACGAGACTTTCGATGATGGATATTATTGAAAAAAACCATGTTGATGTCCAAACAGAAACAGCACTTACAGAGGTCGCAGCAGACCATTTCAAAGTGAAGCATGACGGAGTAGACGCAGAAATTCCGTTTGATTATGGTTTTGTATGTTTAGGAATGCGCCCAGAACGACCATTAATGGAAGAACTTGCGGCATATGGGCATGAAAAACAAATCGAAATCGTAAATATTGGCGATAGCGCAGCGACAAGAAAAATTTTGGAAGGCGTTCGCGAAGGTCGCAATATTTTAACTACATTAGAAAAAATTGGCTCTTTGTAA
- a CDS encoding shikimate dehydrogenase: MTNKITERITGHTELIGLIATPIRHSLSPTMHNEAFAKLGLDYVYLAFEVGDKELKDVVQGFRAMNLRGWNVSMPNKTNIHKYLDKLSPAAELVGAVNTVVNDDGVLTGHITDGTGYMRALKEAGHDIIGKKMTICGAGGAATAICIQAALDGVKEISIFNRKDDFYANAEKTVEKINSKTDCKAQLFDIEDEERLRKEISESVIFTNATGVGMKPFEGETLLPSADMLRPELIVSDVVYKPTKTRLLEIAEEQGCQTLNGLGMMLWQGAKAFEIWTHKEMPVDYIKEILF; the protein is encoded by the coding sequence ATGACAAACAAAATCACAGAACGAATTACAGGACACACAGAATTAATCGGGTTAATCGCTACACCAATCAGACACAGCTTATCACCAACGATGCACAATGAAGCTTTTGCAAAACTAGGACTAGATTATGTATATCTTGCTTTTGAAGTTGGCGACAAAGAATTAAAAGATGTAGTACAAGGTTTCCGCGCTATGAACTTACGCGGTTGGAATGTATCCATGCCAAACAAAACAAATATCCACAAATATTTAGACAAATTATCCCCAGCAGCGGAACTTGTTGGTGCGGTAAATACAGTTGTTAATGATGATGGCGTTTTAACTGGACATATCACTGACGGCACAGGCTACATGCGTGCGTTAAAAGAAGCAGGACACGACATTATTGGCAAGAAAATGACGATTTGTGGGGCTGGCGGTGCGGCAACAGCGATTTGTATCCAAGCAGCACTAGACGGCGTAAAAGAAATCTCTATTTTCAACAGAAAAGACGATTTTTATGCCAATGCCGAAAAAACCGTAGAAAAAATCAATTCTAAAACAGATTGTAAAGCACAATTATTTGATATTGAAGATGAAGAACGATTACGCAAAGAAATTTCCGAAAGTGTTATTTTCACAAATGCGACTGGTGTGGGAATGAAACCTTTTGAAGGAGAAACTCTACTACCAAGCGCGGATATGTTGCGCCCAGAACTAATCGTGTCAGATGTTGTTTACAAACCAACAAAAACTAGATTACTAGAAATTGCTGAAGAACAAGGTTGCCAAACATTAAACGGCTTAGGCATGATGCTTTGGCAAGGTGCGAAAGCTTTCGAAATCTGGACACACAAAGAAATGCCAGTGGATTACATTAAAGAAATCTTATTTTAA
- the aroD gene encoding type I 3-dehydroquinate dehydratase: MNKVVVKNVIFGEGAPKICVPMVGKTVAALKEEAEMLKKIDLDVVEWRVDFFEGVEDLAKVEIALDEIRAILPETPILFTFRSAKEGGELAVSDAFYFELNETIAATKKVDLVDVELFNEEADVLKLIETAHKNDVKVVMSNHDFDKTPAKEEIISRLTRMEALGADLPKIAVMPKSAADVLTLLSATNEVFEKANQPIITMSMAGTGVISRLAGEVFGSAMTFGAAKKASAPGQIDVNELRHVLDLLHKQF, encoded by the coding sequence ATGAATAAAGTAGTCGTAAAAAATGTGATTTTTGGTGAAGGTGCACCGAAAATTTGTGTACCAATGGTTGGTAAGACGGTTGCCGCACTTAAAGAAGAAGCAGAAATGCTAAAAAAAATTGATTTGGATGTAGTAGAATGGCGTGTTGATTTCTTTGAAGGCGTGGAAGATTTAGCCAAAGTGGAAATAGCTTTAGATGAAATTCGTGCTATTTTGCCAGAAACACCAATTTTATTTACTTTCCGTAGCGCAAAAGAAGGCGGAGAATTGGCTGTTAGTGATGCTTTTTACTTCGAATTAAACGAAACGATTGCCGCGACTAAAAAAGTAGATTTAGTCGATGTTGAACTTTTCAATGAAGAAGCGGACGTGCTAAAACTAATTGAAACGGCTCATAAAAACGATGTCAAAGTGGTCATGTCTAACCATGATTTTGACAAAACACCGGCAAAAGAAGAAATTATTTCGCGATTAACTCGAATGGAAGCACTTGGAGCAGATCTTCCAAAAATCGCGGTTATGCCAAAGTCAGCAGCCGATGTACTGACGTTATTATCAGCTACGAATGAAGTATTTGAAAAAGCAAACCAACCAATCATTACCATGTCCATGGCAGGAACGGGTGTTATAAGCCGCCTTGCTGGGGAAGTATTTGGTTCGGCGATGACATTCGGAGCTGCTAAAAAAGCATCTGCGCCTGGTCAAATTGATGTCAATGAATTACGACATGTGCTTGATTTATTGCATAAACAATTTTAA
- a CDS encoding LysR family transcriptional regulator — protein MKLSTLKYFVDVAEQGNFTKAAQKLYISQPTLSRRIQELEAEIGVELFIRHRHALELSSAGEQFLVEVNDILKRVNQLTHMFDKQETPDESRQLVKIGYLANFNLSKMYELIEEFKASHPYVQFSLKPDTPMNLSDGLSNGAYDLVFNLSTYFNGSKDIEKVPFINNHLQIALPANHKFSHMKKLNFAELKEETVILLERKQSPVIVDYVISECTKHGFNLKANSYVQNLDEGLSMTSVGEGLAFLYSGMNDGTLAEKYHIKIVDLENDSTDQDIAAALDKPNENELVQELFSFIKSYFN, from the coding sequence ATGAAGTTATCTACTTTAAAGTATTTTGTTGACGTAGCTGAGCAAGGTAATTTTACAAAAGCTGCTCAAAAATTGTATATTTCTCAGCCCACTCTCAGTAGAAGAATACAAGAGCTTGAAGCTGAAATTGGTGTCGAACTTTTTATTCGGCACCGACATGCACTCGAATTATCTAGCGCTGGTGAACAGTTTTTAGTCGAAGTAAATGATATTTTAAAACGCGTAAACCAGCTAACTCATATGTTTGATAAGCAAGAGACGCCAGATGAATCGAGACAATTAGTAAAAATCGGTTATTTAGCAAATTTCAATTTGAGTAAAATGTATGAATTAATCGAGGAGTTTAAAGCAAGCCATCCATATGTCCAGTTTTCATTAAAACCTGATACGCCAATGAACTTGTCTGATGGGCTTTCTAATGGCGCCTATGATTTAGTGTTTAATTTATCCACTTATTTTAACGGGAGTAAAGACATTGAAAAAGTACCATTTATCAATAATCATCTTCAAATTGCCTTACCAGCAAATCATAAATTCAGCCACATGAAGAAATTAAATTTTGCTGAATTGAAAGAGGAAACCGTTATTTTGCTTGAACGAAAACAATCTCCTGTCATTGTGGATTATGTCATCAGCGAGTGCACCAAACATGGTTTTAATTTGAAAGCTAATTCTTATGTTCAAAATCTTGATGAAGGATTATCTATGACTTCTGTTGGTGAAGGATTGGCGTTCTTATATTCTGGCATGAATGATGGTACACTTGCTGAAAAATATCATATTAAAATTGTCGATTTAGAAAATGATAGTACAGATCAAGATATCGCTGCTGCACTTGATAAACCTAATGAGAATGAACTCGTTCAAGAGCTATTTTCATTTATAAAAAGCTATTTTAATTGA
- a CDS encoding CocE/NonD family hydrolase yields MTTKMTEKMLFSPSFEYVDNGIEHGVLSPFETKEIILEKGSQIAEGFKPLDCAIKMLKDVPVQMRDGITIYTDIYLPITEEKVPVLVAWSPYGKSAGTAPRYKNLFQMLGMGNTWNSGLTKFEAPDPAYWCAHGYAVCNPDMRGIAHSEGDTTMIGSQEAEDGYDLIEWLATQSWSNGKTALTGTSYLAFSQWYIAAEQPPHLTCINPTEGLADGYRDLAFIGGIPDKNFIERLQVNHVSAKHAKREDLTKEMEAFPLADAAVWKDKVADPRKITIPAFVVASYSNTLHTMGTFRSWRSLASKEKWLRIHDRQEWPYYYDRDNIEELRRFFDYYLLGKENNWKETPTVRYSLIDFQGRNQTDLPAETFPPLATKNKRYFMNGKFRTLQITPETEDFPVKYAPENLPGRTSFQMTFDKDTDFVGYPKAKLFMEVDSYDDMDVFVWVQKLDKFGNVLSEFVVPNHGAALQDFTQEGASALRYKGAWGRLRASMRHLDSKLTTEEIPAYSFDRVEKLAKGEIVELDIVLSPLGLAYKTGETLRVVISSKDELGSVMPGTPGCTPDNKGVHVLHTGGDYASYIQLPLNN; encoded by the coding sequence ATGACTACAAAAATGACAGAAAAAATGCTTTTTAGTCCATCTTTTGAATATGTGGATAACGGAATCGAACATGGTGTACTTAGCCCATTTGAAACGAAAGAAATTATTCTGGAAAAAGGTTCCCAAATTGCGGAAGGTTTTAAACCACTCGATTGCGCGATTAAAATGTTAAAAGATGTCCCTGTTCAAATGCGTGACGGAATAACAATTTATACGGATATTTATTTACCAATCACGGAAGAAAAGGTTCCAGTTTTAGTAGCTTGGAGCCCTTATGGTAAGAGCGCCGGAACTGCTCCTCGTTACAAAAATCTATTCCAAATGTTAGGAATGGGAAACACTTGGAATTCTGGTCTTACTAAATTCGAAGCACCTGATCCAGCATATTGGTGCGCTCATGGATATGCTGTTTGTAACCCAGATATGCGCGGAATTGCTCATAGTGAAGGTGACACAACTATGATTGGCTCCCAAGAAGCAGAAGATGGCTATGATTTAATTGAATGGCTGGCAACTCAATCTTGGAGTAATGGCAAAACAGCGCTAACCGGGACATCTTATTTAGCCTTCTCACAGTGGTATATAGCCGCTGAACAACCACCACATTTAACTTGTATTAACCCAACAGAAGGTTTAGCTGATGGTTATCGAGATCTCGCTTTTATTGGTGGTATCCCTGATAAAAACTTCATCGAACGCTTACAAGTTAATCATGTCAGTGCCAAACATGCAAAGCGCGAAGACTTAACAAAAGAAATGGAAGCTTTCCCCTTAGCTGATGCTGCAGTTTGGAAAGATAAAGTAGCTGATCCTCGTAAAATCACTATTCCCGCTTTTGTTGTCGCTAGTTATTCTAACACTTTACACACAATGGGCACTTTCCGTTCTTGGCGTTCCCTTGCTTCTAAGGAAAAATGGCTTCGTATTCATGACCGTCAAGAATGGCCATATTACTATGATCGAGATAATATCGAAGAACTACGTCGCTTCTTTGATTACTACTTGTTAGGAAAAGAGAATAACTGGAAAGAAACTCCTACTGTTCGCTATTCGCTAATTGATTTTCAAGGTCGCAATCAAACAGACTTGCCAGCTGAAACTTTCCCACCTTTAGCTACCAAAAACAAACGTTATTTCATGAACGGAAAATTCCGTACTTTACAAATAACTCCTGAAACAGAAGATTTCCCGGTAAAATATGCTCCAGAAAATTTGCCAGGACGTACTTCTTTCCAAATGACCTTTGATAAAGATACTGATTTCGTCGGTTATCCAAAAGCAAAACTATTTATGGAAGTCGATAGTTATGACGATATGGATGTTTTTGTTTGGGTGCAAAAACTGGATAAATTTGGTAATGTCTTAAGTGAGTTTGTTGTTCCAAATCACGGAGCTGCACTGCAAGATTTCACCCAGGAAGGCGCATCTGCCTTGCGTTATAAAGGGGCTTGGGGACGGCTTCGTGCTTCGATGCGTCACCTTGATAGCAAGCTTACAACAGAAGAAATTCCTGCTTATAGTTTTGACAGAGTGGAAAAACTAGCTAAAGGAGAAATTGTTGAACTAGATATCGTGTTAAGCCCACTTGGTTTAGCTTACAAAACAGGGGAAACATTACGAGTGGTTATCAGTAGCAAAGATGAACTTGGCTCTGTTATGCCAGGAACACCTGGTTGCACGCCTGACAACAAAGGGGTGCACGTTCTCCATACTGGCGGAGATTACGCTTCTTATATTCAACTGCCACTCAATAATTAA
- a CDS encoding SGNH/GDSL hydrolase family protein, whose protein sequence is MKKKLLFLGDSVTDAGRDFADGYDLGQGYVKYIADSLKTEDVTVLNRGVSANRVADLHRRIDTDAIELAPDVVTILIGINDTWFSFSRWEDTSVTAFKEVYRVILTRIKAETNAEIVLMEPFVLPYPEDRKAWRGDLDPKIGAVRELAAEFGATLIPLDGLMNALAVKHGPTYLAEDGVHPTKAGHEAIASIWLEFTK, encoded by the coding sequence GTGAAGAAGAAATTACTTTTTTTAGGCGATAGTGTCACAGATGCAGGAAGAGACTTTGCGGATGGTTATGATTTAGGTCAGGGATACGTAAAATATATTGCGGATAGCTTGAAAACAGAAGATGTGACGGTTTTAAATCGTGGTGTTAGTGCGAACAGGGTGGCGGATTTACATCGTCGTATTGATACCGATGCGATAGAACTCGCACCAGATGTCGTGACAATTTTAATTGGGATAAATGATACTTGGTTTAGTTTTAGCAGGTGGGAAGATACATCTGTTACTGCGTTTAAGGAAGTATATCGAGTGATTTTAACGCGAATTAAAGCGGAAACTAATGCAGAAATCGTATTAATGGAACCATTTGTTTTACCTTATCCAGAAGATAGAAAAGCTTGGCGCGGCGATCTAGATCCGAAAATTGGTGCGGTGCGTGAACTTGCAGCTGAATTTGGCGCAACACTTATTCCGCTCGATGGCCTAATGAATGCTTTAGCTGTCAAACACGGTCCAACTTATTTGGCAGAAGACGGCGTGCATCCTACTAAAGCGGGACACGAGGCAATAGCTTCCATTTGGCTAGAATTCACAAAATAA
- a CDS encoding DUF896 domain-containing protein, which produces MKLLLKNINELAAKQKNEGLTDFEKERQAVLRQEYLQKIRGTVQDNLHHVTIIDPLGDDVTPKKLKEIQAELRG; this is translated from the coding sequence ATGAAATTGTTATTAAAAAATATAAATGAACTTGCTGCAAAACAAAAGAATGAAGGATTAACTGACTTTGAAAAAGAAAGACAAGCTGTCCTTCGTCAAGAATATTTACAAAAAATCAGAGGGACTGTACAAGACAACTTACATCATGTGACCATCATTGACCCACTTGGCGACGATGTAACCCCTAAAAAACTAAAAGAAATCCAAGCTGAATTAAGAGGCTGA